One candidate division WOR-3 bacterium DNA segment encodes these proteins:
- a CDS encoding peptidoglycan DD-metalloendopeptidase family protein — translation MLPYRPLLERAPESAVRRKRPSWLLLIPVIIMISTVIFFLLRTRKPNPLPAGHQPDSCITTRSFVIQPGEILPFAFNRAGVPAAITDQTIAALRDFGFNFKTIHPGDSLILLYRAETLFQIRYWRNYDSIFKITIDSNPFRVSLISEDIRLLPTLITGTIRNSLYQSLIDQGEKISLVAAFTEIFDWEIDFFSEPQPGDSFFILVEKKFVDSLLVGYAPIIAARYKGMIGDFYAFRFTDPEGNTEYYNLDGQSLRKIFLKSPLRFSRITSFFGRRFHPIRRIPARHQGIDYAAPAGTPVACVADGRVVSAGWSDGYGRLVIVGHRDGYETRYGHLSGFARGIRTKAPVSQGQIIGYVGSTGMSTGPHLHYEVRKYGSPVNPLRINPPRTSAVKLAYLPLFRAQRDSLLRIISGQVPLPAPVP, via the coding sequence ATGCTTCCCTATCGTCCCCTCTTGGAACGGGCACCGGAATCGGCAGTGAGGCGAAAAAGACCCTCCTGGCTTCTGCTGATACCGGTCATAATCATGATTTCCACTGTAATATTTTTTCTCCTCCGGACGCGGAAACCAAACCCCCTGCCAGCCGGACATCAGCCGGACTCCTGCATCACCACCCGCAGTTTTGTAATCCAGCCCGGTGAAATTCTACCTTTTGCATTCAACCGTGCCGGTGTTCCGGCGGCGATCACGGACCAGACGATTGCTGCCCTGCGCGACTTCGGTTTCAATTTCAAAACCATTCACCCCGGGGACAGCCTGATTCTCCTCTATCGTGCGGAGACGCTATTCCAGATTCGCTACTGGCGTAACTACGATTCCATTTTTAAGATCACAATTGATTCCAACCCGTTCCGGGTATCACTGATCAGCGAAGACATCCGGCTTCTGCCAACACTGATCACCGGCACAATCAGAAATTCGCTCTATCAGTCACTCATTGACCAGGGAGAAAAAATCAGCCTCGTCGCCGCCTTTACCGAAATCTTTGACTGGGAAATTGACTTTTTCTCCGAACCTCAGCCTGGAGATTCGTTCTTCATCCTCGTGGAAAAGAAATTTGTGGATTCGCTTTTGGTCGGCTATGCTCCGATCATCGCTGCCCGCTACAAAGGCATGATCGGTGATTTTTATGCGTTCCGGTTCACCGATCCGGAGGGCAACACCGAATACTACAATCTCGACGGTCAATCCCTCCGCAAAATCTTTCTCAAATCACCCCTCCGCTTCTCCCGGATCACCTCGTTTTTCGGCAGAAGGTTCCATCCCATCCGCCGGATCCCGGCACGGCATCAGGGAATTGACTATGCTGCTCCCGCCGGCACTCCGGTGGCGTGTGTTGCTGATGGCCGGGTTGTTTCTGCCGGCTGGTCCGACGGCTATGGCCGACTGGTGATTGTCGGGCATCGGGATGGGTATGAAACCCGGTATGGACACCTCAGCGGTTTTGCCCGGGGCATCAGAACCAAAGCCCCGGTATCCCAGGGACAGATTATCGGTTATGTTGGCTCAACCGGAATGTCTACCGGACCCCATCTCCACTACGAGGTGCGCAAATACGGCTCGCCGGTAAATCCACTCCGGATCAATCCGCCCCGGACCTCCGCAGTAAAACTGGCTTATCTGCCACTTTTCCGGGCTCAACGCGACAGCCTGCTCCGGATTATTTCCGGACAGGTGCCGCTGCCAGCACCAGTCCCATGA